Within the Myxococcaceae bacterium JPH2 genome, the region CGTTCCCTCCGGCACGCCTCCGACTCTCGACGCCCTGCGTGTGCACCTGAGACTCCAGCTGCCCGAGTACATGGTGCCCTCCGGCTTCGTCTTCCTCGACTCGCTCCCCCTCTCTCCCAACGGCAAGGTCGACCGCCGCGCGCTCCCCGCGCCTCGGGCCGAGGAGCGCATCACACGAGAGCGACTCGCGCCTCGCGACACCGTGGAGCAACAGCTCGCGCGAATCTGGGAGGAAATACTCGGCGCGAGCGCGCTCGACGTGCGCGACAACTTCTTCGACCTGGGAGGGCACTCCCTGCTCGCGGTGACGGTGATGGCGCGCATCCGCGAGGCCATGGGACGCCGTCTGCCCTTGGCGGCGCTGTTCCGCGCGCCGACGATCGAAGCACTCGCCGCGCTGATGCGAGACGCCCACGCCGAGGTCCACACCTCGCTCGTGCCCTTCGGTGGCACAACGACGGGAGCGCGACCGCCGCTCTTCTTCATCCACCCCGTGGGTGGCGGCGTCCTCTGCTACGCGGAGCTGGCACGACTGCTGGGCCCGGATCAGCCGTTCTACGGACTCCAGGCGCGCGGGCTCGACGGCACCAGCGCCCCCCGTGAGAGCATCGAGTCGCTCGCGACGGCCTACGTGAAGGCCATCCAGGAGGTTCAGCCCCACGGTCCCTACACCTTGGGCGGGTGGTCACTCGGAGGCGTCATCGCCTACGAGATGGCGCGCCAGCTCCGAGCGCAAGGCGAGCAGGTGGCCCGCGTGGTCCTCATCGACGCCTACGCGCCCACGCCGCCCCACGCGACGGATCCGGAACCGGATTCGCTCCAGCGGCTCGCCATGTTCGCGAGAGACTTGATGGGCCTGTCCCTGGCGAACCTGGACCTGGGCGCCGCGCTGCGCGCGGACCTGGAGCCTGAGGCCCTCATGAAGGTCATGCTGGAGGAGGCCGCGAAGTCCGGCGCGCTCCCGCCCGGCATGGGAGCGGACTCGCTGCGCGCGCTCTATCGCGTGTTCGAGGCGCACCTGCGCGCCGGACGGAGCTACATCGCTCGCGCCAGCTCGGGGCCCGTGATGCTGCTCAAGGCCACGGAGACGCCAACGGACCTGCCCCAGGATGGAGGCTGGTCCGCGCTCGTGGGCGCCGAGTTGGAGGTGCACACCGTGCCAGGCGACCACTACAGCCTGCTGAAGGCCCCCGCGGTCGAGGAGCTGGCACGGAGGCTCAGGGAAGCGCTCGGGGCGTCACGCTGACGCCCACGCGAGCGCGGGACTACTTCTGAAGCTCTCGGAGCGGATCCGCCGAGGTCCGCTCCGAGGAGACATCGAAGAAGGAGCTGCTGCTGGGCGCGCGCGAGGACGCCACCGTGTTCGGCCCGCTGGGCTCGACCTTCGTCGAGGACGCCATCTCGGGAGGAGTCGACACGGGCGTGGCCTTCGCGGCCTCGGCGCGCTGGATGGCGGCGCGCCGCCGGCGCCACAGGAAGTAGCCCACGGCCAGGACCGCCAACGTCCCGAGGACCGCGACCTGCCCCTCCTTCATCTTCGAGATGACCATGTCCAGCTCGCTGCCGAAGTGGAAGCCCAGCCAGACGAAGACAGGCGCGGACAGGAGCGCGGCCAGCCCATCCCAGAAGATGAAGCGCCAGTACGGCATGCCCACCGAGCCCGCGGTGAAGTACGTCACCGCGCGCACGCCCGGCATGAAGCGGGCAATCATGACGATCT harbors:
- a CDS encoding alpha/beta fold hydrolase — its product is MHLRLQLPEYMVPSGFVFLDSLPLSPNGKVDRRALPAPRAEERITRERLAPRDTVEQQLARIWEEILGASALDVRDNFFDLGGHSLLAVTVMARIREAMGRRLPLAALFRAPTIEALAALMRDAHAEVHTSLVPFGGTTTGARPPLFFIHPVGGGVLCYAELARLLGPDQPFYGLQARGLDGTSAPRESIESLATAYVKAIQEVQPHGPYTLGGWSLGGVIAYEMARQLRAQGEQVARVVLIDAYAPTPPHATDPEPDSLQRLAMFARDLMGLSLANLDLGAALRADLEPEALMKVMLEEAAKSGALPPGMGADSLRALYRVFEAHLRAGRSYIARASSGPVMLLKATETPTDLPQDGGWSALVGAELEVHTVPGDHYSLLKAPAVEELARRLREALGASR
- a CDS encoding DedA family protein — encoded protein: MENLLTQLLGNSQGFIAYATVFGILVACGLGVPLPEDISLILGGFLAHKGAASLPIMMAVGFLGILAGDSLIYLAGRRLGSRIGRDGKGGAGGFFARIVTPEKRAKVESLFTAHGQKIVMIARFMPGVRAVTYFTAGSVGMPYWRFIFWDGLAALLSAPVFVWLGFHFGSELDMVISKMKEGQVAVLGTLAVLAVGYFLWRRRRAAIQRAEAAKATPVSTPPEMASSTKVEPSGPNTVASSRAPSSSSFFDVSSERTSADPLRELQK